GGTATCTCTGTTATTTCTAAGGTTTAATCAAGAGGATTTCATGAAACTAAATTAGTATTTCCTCAATTCATACAATTCAATTATGGCAAGACAATTGTAAAAAGATTCTAAGCTAAAACCCCTGGAATAATGCAATTAATATAAAGCAGAAACATAGATTAACTCCAGTTTTATTTGTGTCAAAAAGTAAAAGACTTTACCTTCCATTGTTGATCTCATTCTTGCCAATGAAGCCAAAAGCAGGACCCTGGTCTGCATCATCAAGCTTCTTCTGTTTGAAATATTCCTGCAACTCCTTAGCCTTTTGCCTCTGAAACTCTAATGTAACAACATTGTTATCATCAACAACGACATAAGAAGAAGCCGGTTTATTTGGGGAAGGAGGTGATGGCTTCAAGGGCTGCGGAGGAGAACCACCACCAGAAGGTTCTTCTCTCACAGGTGGAGCCACTGGTCTTCTTAGAGGACCTTCAGCCTGAGAATTCCTTATGGTAAAAACATTATAGTAAGGCTTATACCTCAAAGAATGTGATGAAGTTGTTGGAGAACTGCAACATGGAGAGGAGGAACATGTGGAGATTTTGATGCTTGGAATTGTGGTTGTCACAGAcataatatttctttctttctttttcttttatttttttttctttttcttgatgctACCAACTATGAagagaattttatattttgttttctcttagtttcttgtATTGAGTTTTGTTTGGACATTGTGGTGTGGTGTGATCAAAATCAGGAAACAAGGTAGGTGTGTGGATAAGGTATGGCCAAGTTTCAAATTGAAAGTGGTTCCAGTTAAGTGAAGTTGTGTAAGTGTCTTAACCACTTGAAACTGACCAACAATGTCTTTTATGCTTACTTCACCATCAACCATTGGATTTTGGCTGCTTTATATCAACTAGAATAAAAGGGATAATCCTcaatcttattatttttttaaatttttggttGGGAGAACTCTGGGTACGGATATTATTTTTGGACCACAATTTCAAACTTAGTATGTTCGGATCAAGGACTAACCTAGCATTAAATATATAGATTTAAtgaatatccaaaaaaaaaatatcagattgaattttgttaatccatataaaaatatgattataaaaacagcacaaaaataattaatcaaaaggAAATGAATTCACACAACAaagattattatataataaattgatGGAAAGCAGAGGAACAAAATTGAAGGCTGCAAGGCAATCACAGGCACAAAAGGTAAGGTCGCTAAGGTGAGAGATGGTGGTGTGAATGAGAATGACCAAAAAATCTTTGCTCCTTTGACCTCAGATTGAGTGATGCAAAGTGTTAGGAATGAATGACTTGATGCTTCATTCACGGGATCCCAATTTACATGATAGCACAGGAACAAGTTCTTTCATTCccatcatcatattcatcaattGATCCATCCACTTCACTGCAGGTGAATAAAACAAGGGACAGATACACATACAAGGAAAGAAGATTAGAAACTTCCATTGCACCAGCTCATACAACACTTGACAAAAAGAATTTATGATGGCTA
The Arachis duranensis cultivar V14167 chromosome 5, aradu.V14167.gnm2.J7QH, whole genome shotgun sequence genome window above contains:
- the LOC107491603 gene encoding light-harvesting complex-like protein OHP2, chloroplastic, producing MSVTTTIPSIKISTCSSSPCCSSPTTSSHSLRYKPYYNVFTIRNSQAEGPLRRPVAPPVREEPSGGGSPPQPLKPSPPSPNKPASSYVVVDDNNVVTLEFQRQKAKELQEYFKQKKLDDADQGPAFGFIGKNEINNGRWAMFGFAVGLLTEYATGSNFVDQVKILLSNFGILDLE